The segment ttttcttttaatactTGGATAGAACAAGGCTAGCTGTTCCCACCACCACACTCCGCCTGAAATCTATGAACATTTGTTGCAGCAATTATTCTGCAAAGCACTTGGCTGAACCAAAAAAATTTGTCTCGAACTTGAAGTATGTATGCTAAGGTATTGATTCGTTAAAAGATTTACAGAAACCTGGAAATGATGAGGTCATTCCTCATTGTGGATTGCTCATAGAAAATAGCCTCTTAGATTAAAACCATCATGGTTATCTCAAGCCTTTTGTCTTTGGTGACagattgaaaataaaactgtaggTGGAATAGCAGAAACAGAATTTAACTATTATTTAAGGCAATTTGTATGGTTTCAGCCTCATAAATATCTTTCTATTGCTAAAGCACAGAGGTCCAGCTTTGATGTTTACATTGCATTTTGTGTCAGGATTGTAttgttttgattgtttaaaTTTAAGTGCAGTCAAAAGGGCAATTAGTGTCCTGGCACAAACAGCTGATAGTTGCCTGTTAAATGCACAGTAAAATGGTTTACTACCTCACAATCATACACCGTatgttttccttcctcttttagTGTAATAACATATTTTGCAATTATGCACCCTAAAATGCTCTTTTGGTAATGttcagaggacagagaaagtgcaaaagaaaagcagagcagcTCTCTGTGGCAATTCTCAGAGGGATGCTGGAGCTGCCTGCTGAGATAGGGGGTTGCAGAAAAATGTGCCGTGTTTGCGACTTTCTGCCATGTTTAATTGGAATCGAACTTGTCCCTGGAAAGGAATCCATCGCTTTGGGGAAATTAAGTGCTCCATCTGAACAAATAGAGAAATGACTACCCTGCGCATTGTCAAAGTGCAGACTTTGGAACTCTTAAATTGTGCCAACATTTcccctttttctccttttttctctgaGGTTTTCACTCCTGTCCTGCTCTTTAACTCCTGTCCATCCTTTCTCCTTACAGGTTCATATCCAAGGCTTTCACTGAGTTTCAGGATTAAGAGGAACATTGGATATTTCATCCTGCAGACATATATGCCCTCCATCTTGATCACCATCCTCTCCTGGGTCTCCTTCTGGATCAATTACGATGCCTCTGCAGCTCGGGTGGCCCTGGGTAAGGCACAGCCACCGCTGCATTATTAAACTTCTACCTGCTCCCATTAAAATCCACTGATTATCACAGGAAATGGTGCCATGTCCAATTGCTGTCACATGTTAAGTGTGTACATAtcatacattcacacataaaatgatttttgatgaagaacaaaatgaagTCAGTGGTACGGTTGCCTGAATTACCAAAtaaacacacgtgcacatgcTAAAAGCAAAATCAGTTATTTCCACTTAGTTATATTGCTTCTGTGGAGTCTATGTTACTCCCCTGTGATGATCCTCTTAACACTCATGCACATGATAAAATATAGTGTGATTAGCGGTATTTTAGAGCAATCATTACATATTATGctatttattgtattgtgtgtGGGCTAAGCATGTCTTGCATATTTATTGGGATCCACATTAGCTTCCACAACAGTACCTGCTAGTCATATTGGAATGAACACCTtgaagtaaatgtaaatgtgctattgtttaaaaacagcaaacatttctGTGTCTAATGGTGAATTTTCGGTTTCTTTGTGTGCTGCTGTACTCAGGTGTGACAACGGTGCTTACCATGACAACAATTAATACCCACCTTAGGGAGACTCTCCCAAAGATTCCATATGTGAAAGCCATCGACGTCTACCTCATgggctgttttgtgtttgtgttcctggCCCTGCTTGAATATGCCTTTGTAAATTATGTGTTCTTTGGCCGGGGCCCTGCTCAACAGAAGAAAATCAATGAGAGGTTGAACAAAGCCAACAATGAGCGCACAAGATATGAAGAGAAGCGTCTGAGGGAACAGGTTTGCATCTTTGTCTCTTACTTCTCTTGTACTCTACTTCTATCTCAGTGTCAGTCAGAGTTTAAGTATAAAAACAATTATGTTCCGCACATAAGATTTCTATCCATAGTCATTTTatccaaacacacatatataacaTTCCCTGAAGTAATCTTCCAGAAGCATACTGATGGCACCACAGCCCAATATGCATTCACCAACCATCATCCATTGCTTCTCCCTCAAGCACTGACTGCTTATCGAGCATAGCCTTTTTCATTGAGGTAGCAATTCATCTAGTTCAACAGTGGTGAAAACATTCTCATTTCTTATTTAGGTTGTTGTCTATGTTTATGCTGTAGGCTTCATTCACTCTCGCTCAGCTACCTTGTTGTTAACATGTGTTTTCCAACGAAATCTGGCGAAACTTGATGAGAAAGTTTTGGTAATTCAGTGATTTGACAATAACTTATGCTGAAATGGTCAGACTGAATGAAGCCCCCtcctgttttttgtgtgtggagTACTAAATGCTATGCGTATTCAAAGTTGTTCCTGTTAACTTTATGTCCTATGCATTGTGTAATTCTTAGAAAATGTGCTTATGTGCCAGTATTTTATAGCCATTTTAATgttctcttcatttttctttcacattgcAAGGACTCCATTTCCGTGCCGTTTCAAACCAACACCTTCAGGTCATTTACACAGCGAAGAAATCTGTATCTCGAGGAACAAAGAAAAGTTGGGGTACATGTATTTAGAAATCATATCAGCTGTAGGCTAGAGCCTCACAATAAAGTCAGATTATTAAAGGCTGTTCAGATTATTAAGTCACTTTTTTGCAAGTGAAAAATCACTAATAGATGTCTGTTTAAAGAAACTCtgttaattatttcttttgCATGCAAGAAATTACATTCCATATCATCCCTGCATTTTGCTTTAGCTTTACAGCTTGGGGAATGGGATGGGGGTTAATATAAGTTTCATTATAGGGGGAATCTGGGGCTACTGCTCAACATTTCAGCACTCACTGACTCTGGGTGTCttttccctctgctcacagGTGGATGCTTATGGAAACATCCTCCTCACCACACTGGAGATGAACAATGAGGTGATGCCTTCTGATGTGGGGAGCAGCGTCAGTGACTCTCGGAATTCGGTCATGTCCTTCGACAGCTCCGGGGTCCAATTCAGGAAGCCCATGGCGCCTAGAGATGGTTTCAGCCACCACTCGCTGGACCGGAGTGCCATGCGTAGCCGGGCCAACTGTAGGCTAAGACGACGCTCCTCCAAGCTGAAGTTGAAAATCCCAAACCTGTCAGATGTTAGCACCATTGACAAGTGGTCCCGGGTCATTTTCCCTATCACCTTTGGATTTTTCAACCTAATCTACTGGTTGTACTATGTGAATTGATGTGCATCCCACTAGGAATCATGGGCCATATTTTGAGAGCACATTAAATTGGCTTTGATACAGTTCCAAAATATGTATACACATATACAAGTTGAACATATGTATATGcatatttctatatattatatttatatatacacgTGTGAAATCTGAAGGACCTTTCTGCTGTACAAAGTATTAATAGGATGACTTGAATGTTTAAGAATAATTGTGAGAGAAGTATTTCAAGGATTTgagtttctttttcctcctgaaacaaacaacacgAGACCCCACCAGGGGTTTTTGGAACTAAAGACTGCATGATatttttgctaaaaaaaaaaacaagaaaaaagagaaagtgaaagctcttgagagagaaaagatgtcTCAGAGTCCCACTGACTTTTTATTGATACTTATTGTAATCAAAATCCTCTACTGCAGCTCATGAAATCAGTGGTGGCTTGTCTGTTCAGGCATCAGCTGAGTGAGATCCTTgacacccccccacccaccctaCCCTAAGCCCCACCGCACTCACCCAACCAATTCCCTACAAACCCCACCCATCACCCATGGATAACATGCACGGAAATCTCCGGTTCTACTATGTACAGCAACCTTGTTTGGATTATGTGTTGTTCCTTGGGGTTTTTGAAGTGATATCGTTCTCTTTATCAGACATCAGCTCTGGCCTAATGGTCTCCATTAACAGGCCGCATAGATGGGATGCTTGACCGCCGCATTCTCGCCCAGAGTCAACGCAAACTTGTATTCCTTTCTCTTCTCATGTTATTTTTAGAAACACATCCTGGGAGAGGGGTAGGGAGGGGGGCTTTTTCATTatggttaaaaacaaatgctgaatATTGTAGATATGATTTTGTCTTGAAAAATACTGTGATTTCAAAGAGTGTCAAAACATGTTCTAGAGCTAGGGCATTATGAGGTAAAAGAGTCAAAGGTATGCATTATTCATTTTGattgtttgaaaaaaacatattatgtACAATTTATCATTCAGTATTCACATGAAAGTATACTTGTACTGTTTCTTTCTATTGATTAGTTCACATGCTCTTTAGATGCAGAGTTCATTGACGTCATATCCTGCTTTGTGTTCGCTCGAAAGAAAAGGGAGATCGCTTTTTGTAATTCCGTTGAAACTATTCCACAGTGATGGTGTGAGAGCTTGGCTATTTTAAAGAGTCAACATATCCACCCACAGTTTGACCAGATGTCATTCagcatatttgtttgtttagcaTTTCTTCGTGTTGGTGTAGCACTTCTAAAGGCAAGATGAGGAAAGAAAACCATTTTCACACTCATGCTCAATCAGTGCCATCCCACAAATGATTGGATCCTTGGAAAGAAAATTGCATGATAAATAGTCACAAACTGGAATGAAGACTGAAAGGCctatgataataaaaaaaaaacattgttttgtttttctccaacatacacacaacacaattcCAGTGCTCAGGTTCATGtgcaaaggggaaaaaaatagaGCAAGTCCTTGATTTTTTGGGAAATCAGACTGTACAATCATGTTTGATTAGTGTAGCTACTAAGTTAAAATGATAAGGAAGTCAATGCACTACAGGgctgagacagaaaaaatattatataaaaacaaaatcctcGCATGCACGTGTATGTTCAGCTGAAGAGCAGATCAGTGTCACCTTCAGTCTCATTTCACAAATGGCCTCTACTGGGAGCAGCAGGCTCAGTGCAAAACCAGCACAGCCAAAACAGCAATTGGGTTCGATAGCAAAAATATGATTGTCTCATTATAATACAGTATCGGCAGAATGTGGTCCCTAAGAagaatacaaaaagaaaaaggaagggaAATTTGCTATAtgctgtacacaaacacatgggaACAAGAGGAAGATGGAAGGGCTGCAGAGTAACAAAATGAAGATGGCAAAGCACAAGTATCAATTTATCATCAATAATATCTATTTCCCTCGAGAGTGCAGGGTGCAGTGTGCAGAAGACACACATAAGTTGAAACATGGAATACTGATAAGAAACCAATTTGTTTCCATAAGTTATAGTGGAGTTTGTATAGTAACGGGCCTGAGTTTAGAATATATGGTTGTCTAGGTTTTCTGCAATGTTGACATATACAATGgaagcaaatgaaaaaaggaagcaaaaaaaattttaaaaatatgaaacaaactgaaattcaTATTGAAGCAAGTTTTATCTATGTGTCTGCAGCTGGACAATCCAAACATAGTAATTAATCTTACGCGTAAaggaaaacagtttttaatttgacaggTGCCACAAgaacaaaattagaaaatggCCAGTGGGTTCAAAGTTTTCTGTATCTAAGCTCTGAAGCTCTGAGGAAGATTGTGTTGTGTTACTTTTAATGTTAGAGactatattaaaaacacattatagaTATTCAGTGACATACTGCAGGTAGCGTGTAGGCTTAAATGCTGgtatatgtaataataaattcaGAGTTCTTCAAAAGTTGCCAAATGGAAGTGAGTTAAGCTGCAAATGCAGTTAACTTGAAAACTGTAGCATCAATTTCCACTTGGTTAAGAATATCCAGTGCCGCCAATTTAGCACTGCATTCTTAAAACATTGTTGACACACAATGGGAATTTTAGAATTGATAGTATTGATTGATTCAGTATTGATACTGATTTGGTAGATGTTTGTTATACTGGTAGCAGCTAATGTAGCTTTAAGGCTACAGAGGTCAGGCAAGATCACTTCTTTCTAGTCCCATATGCTCAGTTTTTATATGACTGTAGAACCCAACTGACATTGACTCATTGGTTGGTATAAGGTTTTATGAAATTAGATGTGGCTATAAGCACTTTCAAGATGTTTATACTGACATTTACATCCATCCGcccatttaaacattttcaagtTTATTCACATAATACACAATACAGATATTTTTAACTGGTCTGGATACCAACAGCTTGTCAAACTGTTCAAATGCAAAAAGAGCACAGACTGGTTGTTAAAATGTGGGACTTATAAGTGGTATGTTATGTAAGACATATAGGAACATGTTCAATCAGAAAGACGCCTATTCCATCCACTCACTGCACTAACAATATATTTTGTAACTAATAAGTAACCTAAGTATCAAATTCTCCTTCAGGCTGTTTCATTCCCAGTAatgaatacaaacacacatttagaaGTATTAACCTTTTTGAGCTAGTTGACGCATACCGTTAATGATCTCCAAACACATACAGAGGAGAAACATTAGCAGCCCTTGCATGCTCGCAGTAAATATATCCACCACACTCATTTCACTCCAAACATGTGTTGCCTCCTTTGTGGACATGAAATCAGCACATTCATCCCAAAAGCTGTGAGGATCTTCAGTTCTGTGCTTTTACTTTAGGATATTTGCTTAtacaagagagaaaatacatttctttttgaCACATATGTTCAAGGAgttgaggaggagaaaaaagtgTTTAACTGATTTCAATGTGAATTTTCTTGCCTCTAGTGTATATGTGTAATTACATGTGaattgtactgtaaatatgatatCTTTCACTTAATAGTTCTTAATGCATGAACAAAAACATGGCAGTTCGTAATACCAGCTAGCCTCACTGCTAATGGCATGGACAGCTTCTCTAGCATTGGCATACTTCTGCAAACGAAACCTAAAAAGATTGAAACACGACAAATACATGGTGTGAGCAAAATAATGGAGAAATCAACGCAAAGTCCTCTCACTGTGAAGGAGCGTCTGGTGGCTCTGAGCGCGTTTTGGTTCACCTGCCCCCTCAGGAACATGGCCATTGCTACTGCTGTAGAAGAATCCAGGAAAGTACAGTAATAGTTTGGTTCACTGTCAGCAAGTGGGATGGTGTTGTCCTGAATGAAATCCCTAGCTGAGCTTTCCCATTTACCATATCTGAAACAACCTTAGGGTTTGCGGGAGAGTTCCACATgctatatacacatatatatatctgCACCTTTTACCTCAAACATTAACGAATCACTTAATCGTCTATTAATATACAGAGAAAAGGGCATGAGCGACTAGCTGGCTTACAGGGGCTAGAGGAACAGGTTTGCCTTAAGAAGGCGAGTGGGATTTTTATTCCTGTTCCTCAGTAAGACAGTCACAcgtgcccttgagcaaggtaCCAATTGCCCAAGTGCAGCTGCTCACTTGCTAACAATAGACATCTGTGTTGACTAGATCCCAGAAGTAAATATGTTGAGCTGTGTGAGGACTTTGAAGAAAATAGTTtctttggtaaaaaaaaataaaaaaataaaaaaataaaaaagtgatttGGTTTAGTACATTTACACTGAATCCAGTATAGTGAAGTGATTCAATCCTTGGCTAACACTTTTTAATTTATGGAAAGCACTGTGTTATATGCCATTTCACATTTTGCCATAATTACCAGCTGGGATCTAATTTGGAAAAAAGATAACTCATGTCATTCCATGTTGACTCCAGTCTTCATGGTAGGGCTTTTCATCTGCGATTACACCTTTCCCcccctaaaaaaataaaataataataataataaaaaaaaaaaaagatctggaAAATGGGCCAAGCCCGTGAACTCGAAACTCTTCTGTGAATGATGACTAGGACTGAGGCTTACGTCCACCAAAAGAGTGGATCACAGCCATCCACCTGACACCAGAACGAGGCTGACGCACTCCTCACTGCTGGTAGAACTTTTGTTGGTGCGTTCATTATTTTGTATACCTTGtaggttttgttttgcatgaCCTGAGTTTCGAAAggtttattttcatatatttttacTTCACACCATCTGTTTCATCTCCACGGCCAGGAAAAAGAAAGATCCAGTGTTTACATGCTCAAATTGCACTTGTTTTACAGCCAACTCTATAAATCTTGTGAAACAACCTGTTTGTAAAACTGGAGGAAAAATGTAACCATAGAACGTACATTGTGTGATTTGTGCGAATCATGAATATGTACttctataaaaatgtatttactgtaaatcacGCAGTTTGGAATAGATGCACCAAGTGCATGCTGTAGTTTTATCAGGTTCAGCATAAGCATCAACATCAATCGCCCTTCAACTATAAAGGATGTAAAGGATGCTCACCAGTAGCATCTGAACGTAAGCCATGCGATTGCACACTGAGTGGGTGTTCCcgtattttttctttaataagtTGCCTCTGGTTATGGTCTGTTGTTGATTACTGTATGATGATACTTGCAAGAAGCTGTGCTGATTCCCAGTTACACACCAGTATACCTCCCTCTTTAAAAGAGTCTACCAGGGAGACTATATCATGCTTAACCAGTAGGTAAGGAAGAATTTCCAACACTTTATCCAAATTGGCGAAAAGATAGAAAcccactgtttatttttcagtataaATTAGTAAATGATTTTCCTCATTTCTATGTTCATTTCtgatttattgtatttgttatgGATTGTTATtcttactgttgttgttgttttatcatAAGAAGTGTAATTCATCTGATATACTGGCACTGGAAGAAAAATGCATTTGGTTTTTgtactgtaattgttttgttCACATTGGGCgcttatttgatttgtttaataaggtgtttgatttcatttggAGTATCAGTACTCATGGAATCAACATTTGTGTAGTATgaagttgtatttttttgtcagtgCAAATTAATGTTATAGTGTCAATCAGCTTTTTTAGGTGTttgaacaaaatgtgttttttacaaaTACAAGGTGTTCAAGTATGTGGTATAAAAAAGGGTTATCATTCAAACAACAGACTTTTTACAAATAAAGGCTTATACAGTAACGAAAGCTAACGTCTTTTCATTTGCCCTTTGTGGACTAATATACAACATTGTTTGCTTtgactttttattaatttattttcctaTATTAGTCCCCAAAAGGTAAATAGTACACAATGTTGCAAAATAAGAGGATAAAATCAGGTATTTACCATTGCTATTCCAGGTTGTTGTCAGAGCTCTCACCTCTTAGTTGGTGTCTTGCTTTTAAGAAGGACTGTTGGATATGATGACAGTCcgaaaaactaaatttaagaAAATCAAGAGtgtcttcttttaatttgattaCAAAACATTGCGCGTTTATGAGAATATACCTCCTTTCATACCCTATTTCCTGAATAAAGACGCAAAGTGACTCCTGCTGACAAGTGTAATATTTGCCCCCTTTTTCAATTCAGGAACTATTAagtagtattttattttcacattgttgGCAAATCCAAAATGAGAAACTGCACAGGTTGGATAAAGTAGCTTTGTGGTCCAGTCTGGGGCACTTTGAGTTCTGCATCCACAAAGCGCTAGATAATTAATTTGTTTCGTTAGAAGGACAGATGCAGTCGAAACTCTTTGCTAAGACCTTTCGTCCTCAGTTTGAGGACATGACGCTATATATGGTAGCgcgtttggattttttttttttttttttttttcctggatgCACATTTGAACTACTGCGAATGTACAGGTGGTGAAGGTGAAGAGAATGGCCTCTAAATGTGACTGCACTTGCAGAACATAATGATCCTATGAGACATTTGAAAAATTATGCTCCACATAAAACTCTTAGTGTACCGAAACAAGGTAATACTGTGAAAATCTGCTCTTTTTAGCTGTTTTGCCCCAGTCGCTCTCTGTCCAGTGATCACGGTTAAATTTGCACATCTGCTAAACATAAGGCTTTTTTACTACAATGTTAACCTGCAGAGAGGTGTCCTGGGCCTTTAGGTGAAACCTCTGTCCCCGTTTTGATTCACAGCCTGTGGAAAAGCTCAACTTTTGGTcttgaaaaacataaaaacaaattgtCCCCACTACTACATTTCAGTATGAGAGGCTGCAATCTGCAATCACCTCCAAATGAACTGACAGGGTTTTTAAAATCTAGAAAATCAAACCTTTATTAATGCTATCGCTTCACTCGAGTGCTCAAGAAGAACAAAAATGTCTCATGAACTGCACTGTACACGAAAGGCTggcttttctctgtttgaactTTATGTTCTccgtgtgtctgtgtatgtccTCCGGGTGCTCCAGTTTTCTCCCACAGTCCACTGGAGACTCTAAATGGCCTGtagatgtgaatgtgagtgtgaatgtgtctagcaatgtgatagactggcaacaTGTCAATGCCTCACGCCCAATGCACGCTGGGATGGATTCCAGCCTCCAGCAGGCCATAACAGGATAA is part of the Anabas testudineus chromosome 14, fAnaTes1.2, whole genome shotgun sequence genome and harbors:
- the gabrb4 gene encoding gamma-aminobutyric acid receptor subunit beta-4 encodes the protein MLGRQEDKLCGIFSALAALSFVCFVQSSSTGSTGMSVAKTTVDKLLKGYDIRLRPDFGGPPVIVGMSINIASIDSISEVNMDYTITMYFQQSWRDKRLAYGELNLNLTLDNRVADQLWLPDTYFLNDKKSFLHGVTVKNRMIRLHPDGTVLYGLRITTTAACMMDLRRYPLDEQNCTLEIESYGYTTDDIVFFWQGGDDAVTGVDKLELPQFSIVDIRLVSREVRFTTGSYPRLSLSFRIKRNIGYFILQTYMPSILITILSWVSFWINYDASAARVALGVTTVLTMTTINTHLRETLPKIPYVKAIDVYLMGCFVFVFLALLEYAFVNYVFFGRGPAQQKKINERLNKANNERTRYEEKRLREQDSISVPFQTNTFRSFTQRRNLYLEEQRKVGVDAYGNILLTTLEMNNEVMPSDVGSSVSDSRNSVMSFDSSGVQFRKPMAPRDGFSHHSLDRSAMRSRANCRLRRRSSKLKLKIPNLSDVSTIDKWSRVIFPITFGFFNLIYWLYYVN